In uncultured Campylobacter sp., a genomic segment contains:
- the gatB gene encoding Asp-tRNA(Asn)/Glu-tRNA(Gln) amidotransferase subunit GatB: MFEVVIGLEVHTQLNTKTKIFCSCSTSFGDEANTHVCPTCLALPGALPVLNKEAVRKAISFGAAVNATINKRSVFNRKNYFYPDLPKAYQISQFEIPIVEKGELFIDVNGEKKRIGITRAHLEEDAGKNIHESGQSLVDLNRAGTPLLEIVSEPDLRSSDEAVAYLKKLHSILRFLNISDANMQEGSFRCDANVSIRPKGDSKLYTRVEIKNLNSFRFIQKAIDYEVERQSAAWEDGKYDEEVYQETRLFDTVNLVTRSMRGKEDSAEYRYFPDPDLLPVEIPEEMYNEAIKIPELAEQKVARYERELGVKEDDAVVLTSSVETAKYFEELVEAKISPKLAVTWLIVELLGRLKNGATIESSPVNSAKMIELLRRIEDGTISAKAAKEVLDHLMENDESVDAVIEKLGLKQVSDDSAIIAIIDQILSANADKVAEYKSGKDKLFGFFVGQTMKEGKGAFNPAKVNELLKTKLG, encoded by the coding sequence ATGTTTGAAGTCGTTATCGGGCTAGAGGTTCATACTCAGCTTAATACAAAAACCAAGATTTTCTGCTCTTGCTCCACGAGCTTCGGCGATGAGGCAAATACTCACGTTTGTCCGACCTGTCTGGCGCTACCGGGTGCTTTACCGGTATTAAATAAAGAAGCCGTAAGAAAGGCGATAAGCTTTGGCGCGGCGGTAAATGCAACCATAAATAAACGCTCGGTTTTTAACCGTAAAAACTACTTTTATCCGGACCTTCCAAAGGCTTATCAAATTTCGCAGTTTGAGATACCGATAGTAGAAAAAGGCGAGCTTTTTATCGACGTAAACGGCGAGAAAAAGCGCATCGGCATCACTCGTGCGCACCTTGAAGAAGACGCGGGCAAAAATATCCACGAGAGCGGACAGAGTCTAGTTGATCTAAACCGCGCCGGCACGCCTCTGCTTGAGATCGTGAGCGAGCCTGATCTGCGTAGCTCCGACGAGGCGGTCGCGTACCTAAAAAAACTGCACTCGATTTTAAGATTTTTAAATATCAGTGACGCTAATATGCAAGAGGGAAGCTTTCGCTGCGACGCTAATGTCAGCATCCGACCAAAAGGCGACAGTAAGCTTTACACGCGCGTCGAGATTAAAAATTTAAACTCGTTTAGATTTATCCAAAAGGCGATTGATTACGAGGTCGAGCGTCAGAGCGCAGCGTGGGAAGACGGCAAATACGATGAGGAGGTTTATCAAGAGACTCGCCTTTTTGATACCGTAAATTTGGTCACTCGCTCGATGCGAGGCAAGGAAGATAGCGCCGAGTATAGATATTTCCCAGATCCCGACCTGCTACCAGTCGAGATCCCCGAGGAGATGTACAACGAAGCGATCAAGATCCCCGAGCTTGCCGAGCAAAAGGTTGCTAGATACGAGCGCGAGCTTGGCGTCAAAGAGGACGATGCCGTAGTTTTAACTAGCAGCGTGGAGACGGCGAAGTATTTCGAGGAGCTCGTAGAGGCTAAAATATCGCCGAAACTAGCCGTAACTTGGCTCATCGTCGAGCTTTTGGGTCGTCTAAAAAACGGCGCCACGATCGAGTCGTCGCCCGTAAATTCAGCTAAGATGATTGAGCTCTTACGCCGCATCGAAGACGGCACGATAAGCGCCAAGGCGGCAAAAGAGGTGCTTGACCACCTCATGGAAAACGATGAGAGCGTAGACGCCGTTATCGAAAAATTGGGATTAAAGCAGGTCAGCGACGACTCGGCCATCATAGCGATAATAGATCAAATTTTAAGCGCGAACGCCGACAAGGTTGCCGAGTATAAAAGCGGCAAGGACAAGCTTTTTGGATTTTTCGTCGGACAAACGATGAAGGAAGGCAAAGGCGCGTTTAATCCCGCAAAAGTAAATGAGCTTTTGAAGACTAAGTTAGGATAA
- a CDS encoding F0F1 ATP synthase subunit A, with protein MQENLFLFTGWIASFFTANDHVIHAVNYAGHLAIVALIVVLFAKLATKNMQLVPRGSQNLLEAYLEGVVSMGKDVLGSEALSRKYLPLVATIGLIVFVSNIIGIIPGFEAPTSSLNLTLTLALVVFIFYNFEGIRQNGIIKYFAHFMGPNKWLAPIMFIVEVVSHLSRVVSLSFRLFGNIKGDDLFLLVVLALAPWVAPLPAFVLLTFMACLQTFIFMILTYVYLAGAILISHEEH; from the coding sequence ATGCAAGAAAATTTGTTTTTATTTACGGGTTGGATCGCTTCTTTTTTTACAGCTAACGACCATGTTATTCATGCGGTAAATTATGCGGGACATCTTGCTATTGTCGCTCTTATCGTAGTGCTTTTTGCTAAACTTGCTACAAAAAATATGCAGCTAGTGCCTCGCGGCTCTCAAAATTTGCTTGAGGCATATCTGGAGGGCGTCGTATCTATGGGTAAGGACGTGCTAGGTAGCGAAGCGCTGTCTAGAAAATATCTGCCGCTAGTCGCCACTATCGGTTTGATCGTATTCGTGAGTAACATAATAGGCATAATACCTGGATTTGAGGCTCCGACTTCGAGCCTAAATTTGACCCTTACTTTGGCGCTCGTTGTTTTTATATTTTACAACTTTGAGGGTATTAGACAAAACGGCATCATTAAGTATTTTGCGCACTTTATGGGACCGAACAAATGGCTAGCTCCGATAATGTTTATCGTTGAGGTAGTTTCGCATCTATCTCGCGTAGTATCGCTTTCTTTCAGGCTTTTTGGCAACATCAAGGGTGATGATTTGTTTCTTTTGGTCGTGCTTGCGCTAGCTCCTTGGGTAGCTCCGCTTCCTGCGTTTGTTTTGCTTACATTTATGGCGTGCTTGCAGACATTTATCTTTATGATTCTTACTTACGTGTATCTTGCCGGCGCAATTTTGATCAGCCACGAGGAACACTAA